The Pseudomonas asiatica genome has a segment encoding these proteins:
- a CDS encoding M3 family metallopeptidase, translated as MDNPLLQNSHIPVDYPSITLQNMQVAFDHVLLAHEQGIERIIRDQQALPTWDDMVLAVDGLDSQLLTVLYAASPLVGRDEAWAGAIFDFFAKATERFEQKFTDSALQALYERLANSDIGKQLDAQKRATLRWHLHKFASSGASLDPAGKVRLAELLKQIGIAREAFRSNINRPGLSITDESELSGVPQRIRDELATRAQEAGEPGWLIACESVTTDAVLKHADNRQLRERVYRAYNTRGVGLDQQQDNRSHLEQLARLLEEKAHLLGFASHLEQSLQMKSAGSVAQVRGFLHDLADHVRPAVLQWRADMQHQAAAKGLGNVQPWDIAYLQASSREVLSTEALREYFPLNAVVSALQQLVEKLFGVTLLAKPLATWDDSVQPFEVWQDNALIGFLYLDAVQHAGKQPDSVFTTYIRNRRVDAEGIFQAASVVVYSDVPAALPGSQPLLDHLSLRKLFHEFGHALHHLLVRTTNHVMSNVTELGTDGVELFGKLFERWVWDADYLVEISSPLQDGSKLSRPRVDECLRRLRQQGVEETARDLSMALFDLDLHGMPNDGRSLEQRLGDAREHCGYWPLADFEHPAHAFDHLVNGYDAGYYAYLWSDVHAFDLFTRFEAQGLLDRATGQALQEALLAPGASRPLREGIEVFLGRQSSQLPFLRWHGLK; from the coding sequence ATGGACAACCCCCTTCTGCAAAATAGCCATATCCCCGTCGATTATCCGTCGATCACGCTTCAAAACATGCAAGTTGCCTTCGACCACGTGCTGTTGGCGCACGAGCAAGGCATCGAACGCATCATCCGCGACCAGCAGGCACTGCCCACCTGGGATGACATGGTGCTGGCGGTGGACGGGCTGGATAGTCAGCTTCTGACGGTGTTGTATGCAGCCTCGCCATTGGTTGGTCGGGACGAAGCCTGGGCCGGTGCCATTTTCGACTTCTTCGCCAAGGCCACGGAGCGGTTCGAACAGAAGTTCACCGACTCCGCACTGCAGGCCCTGTATGAGCGCTTGGCCAACAGCGACATCGGCAAGCAGCTGGATGCCCAGAAACGCGCCACGTTGCGCTGGCATCTGCACAAGTTCGCCTCCAGTGGCGCATCGCTCGACCCCGCAGGCAAGGTTCGCCTGGCCGAACTGCTGAAACAGATCGGCATTGCGCGCGAGGCTTTTCGCAGCAACATCAACCGACCAGGGCTGAGCATCACGGATGAATCCGAACTGAGCGGTGTACCTCAACGCATCCGTGACGAGCTGGCTACAAGGGCACAGGAGGCGGGTGAGCCGGGTTGGTTGATTGCGTGTGAAAGCGTGACCACCGACGCCGTGCTCAAACATGCTGACAACAGGCAACTGCGCGAGCGCGTGTACCGGGCTTATAACACTCGAGGCGTCGGCCTTGACCAACAGCAGGATAATCGCTCGCACCTGGAGCAATTGGCGAGGCTGCTGGAAGAAAAGGCCCACCTGCTCGGCTTTGCCAGCCATCTGGAGCAGAGCCTGCAGATGAAGAGCGCAGGTTCGGTTGCCCAGGTGCGCGGCTTTCTTCATGACCTGGCCGACCATGTGCGGCCGGCCGTGCTGCAGTGGCGTGCAGATATGCAGCATCAGGCCGCAGCCAAAGGTTTGGGGAATGTCCAACCCTGGGACATTGCCTACCTGCAGGCCTCGTCGCGCGAGGTGCTTTCTACCGAAGCCTTGCGCGAATACTTCCCGCTGAATGCCGTGGTCAGCGCATTGCAGCAGTTGGTGGAAAAACTGTTTGGTGTAACGCTGCTGGCCAAGCCGCTGGCAACCTGGGATGACAGCGTGCAACCGTTCGAGGTGTGGCAGGACAACGCCTTGATCGGTTTCCTGTACCTCGACGCCGTACAGCATGCCGGCAAGCAACCTGACTCGGTATTCACCACCTACATTCGCAACCGCCGGGTCGATGCCGAGGGCATCTTCCAGGCGGCCTCGGTGGTGGTCTACAGCGACGTGCCTGCAGCGCTGCCGGGTAGCCAGCCGTTGCTGGACCATCTGTCACTGCGCAAGCTGTTCCATGAGTTTGGCCATGCCTTGCACCATTTGCTGGTGCGCACGACCAACCACGTGATGTCCAACGTCACCGAGCTCGGTACCGATGGCGTGGAGCTGTTCGGCAAGCTGTTCGAACGTTGGGTCTGGGACGCGGATTACCTGGTGGAGATCTCTTCGCCGCTCCAGGATGGCAGCAAGCTTTCCCGGCCCCGGGTCGATGAGTGCCTGCGCCGCTTGCGGCAGCAAGGTGTGGAAGAAACCGCGCGCGACCTGAGCATGGCGCTGTTCGACCTGGACCTGCATGGCATGCCGAACGATGGCCGGTCCCTCGAGCAGCGCCTGGGCGATGCCCGTGAGCATTGTGGCTACTGGCCCCTGGCCGATTTCGAGCACCCGGCGCATGCCTTCGACCATCTGGTAAACGGCTACGATGCCGGTTACTACGCCTATCTGTGGTCGGACGTGCACGCCTTCGACCTGTTCACCCGCTTCGAGGCCCAAGGCCTGCTGGACCGGGCCACAGGCCAGGCGCTGCAGGAGGCATTGCTTGCCCCAGGGGCATCGCGACCGTTGCGTGAAGGTATCGAGGTGTTCCTCGGCCGGCAGTCGAGCCAGCTGCCCTTTCTGCGTTGGCATGGCCTGAAGTGA
- a CDS encoding SulP family inorganic anion transporter yields the protein MNITQLKAALPRELLASVVVFLVALPLCMGIAIASGMPPAKGLITGIIGGIVVGFLAGSPLQVSGPAAGLAVLVFELVRQHGMAMLGPILLLAGLLQLLAGRLRLGCWFRVTAPAVVYGMLAGIGVLIVLSQVHVMFDTAPQPSGMQNLLEFPATLAAALPQESAGSGWMAGALGLGTIAIMWGWERLRPQRLRFVPGALLGVSAMTAISMWLALPVNRVQVPADLSEAIDWIRPGDLMQLADPTLLVAAFALAFIASAETLLSAAAVDRMHSGQRSDFDRELSAQGIGNMLCGVLGALPMTGVIVRSSANVQAGAQTRASAIFHGLWLLAFVVALSSVLQQIPVASLAGVLVFTGVKLVDFKAFRGLGRYGRMPMFTYAATALAIIFTDLLTGVLLGFALTLLKLALKAARLKINLVSLEKAGHMELRLSGAATFLKVPALTQVLDSVPAGTTLHVPLGNLSYIDHSCLELLEDWGRSNSANGSRLLIEQRRLKRRIEGRMRTTAGVGA from the coding sequence GTGAACATTACACAGTTGAAAGCGGCCCTGCCGCGTGAGTTGCTGGCGTCGGTGGTGGTCTTCCTGGTGGCCTTGCCGTTGTGCATGGGCATTGCGATCGCTTCGGGCATGCCGCCGGCCAAAGGCCTGATTACCGGCATTATCGGCGGCATTGTAGTAGGTTTCCTTGCCGGTTCGCCGCTGCAGGTCAGTGGCCCGGCCGCCGGCCTGGCGGTATTGGTGTTCGAGCTGGTACGCCAGCATGGCATGGCCATGCTCGGGCCGATCCTGCTGCTGGCCGGCTTGCTGCAGTTGCTGGCCGGGCGCCTGCGCCTGGGCTGCTGGTTCCGGGTTACCGCGCCGGCGGTGGTGTACGGCATGCTGGCAGGGATTGGCGTGCTGATCGTGCTGTCGCAGGTGCATGTGATGTTCGATACCGCGCCGCAACCATCTGGCATGCAGAACCTGCTGGAGTTCCCGGCGACCTTGGCCGCGGCCCTGCCACAGGAAAGCGCCGGCTCCGGTTGGATGGCCGGTGCGCTGGGCCTGGGCACCATCGCCATCATGTGGGGCTGGGAGCGCCTGCGGCCGCAGCGGCTGCGCTTCGTCCCGGGTGCCCTGCTGGGCGTGTCGGCCATGACGGCCATCAGCATGTGGCTGGCCTTGCCGGTGAACCGCGTACAGGTGCCGGCCGACCTGTCCGAAGCCATCGACTGGATCCGCCCTGGTGACCTGATGCAACTGGCCGACCCTACCCTGTTGGTCGCCGCTTTTGCCCTGGCCTTCATCGCCAGTGCCGAAACCTTGTTGTCGGCTGCTGCGGTTGACCGCATGCACAGCGGCCAGCGTTCGGACTTCGACCGTGAGCTGTCGGCCCAGGGCATCGGCAACATGCTGTGCGGGGTGCTCGGCGCGTTGCCGATGACCGGGGTGATCGTGCGTAGCTCGGCCAATGTGCAGGCGGGTGCGCAGACCCGGGCTTCGGCGATCTTCCATGGCCTGTGGCTGCTGGCGTTCGTGGTGGCGCTGAGCAGTGTGCTGCAGCAGATCCCGGTGGCGAGCCTGGCGGGTGTGCTGGTGTTTACCGGGGTCAAACTGGTGGATTTCAAGGCGTTTCGTGGGTTGGGCCGCTATGGCCGCATGCCGATGTTCACCTACGCGGCGACGGCGCTGGCGATCATCTTTACCGATCTGCTGACTGGCGTATTGCTGGGCTTTGCCCTGACCTTGCTGAAGCTGGCACTGAAGGCGGCGCGGTTGAAGATCAACCTGGTCAGCCTGGAGAAGGCTGGGCACATGGAATTGCGGCTTAGTGGCGCGGCCACCTTCCTCAAGGTGCCGGCGCTGACCCAGGTGCTGGATAGCGTGCCGGCGGGGACCACGCTGCATGTGCCGCTGGGTAACCTCAGCTATATCGACCACTCGTGCCTTGAGCTGCTTGAAGATTGGGGCCGCAGTAATTCGGCCAATGGGTCGCGGTTGCTGATCGAGCAGCGGCGCTTGAAGCGGCGGATCGAGGGGCGGATGCGGACTACGGCGGGGGTTGGGGCCTGA
- the prlC gene encoding oligopeptidase A has product MGQCFFCQGIQTVSANNPLLQSYDLPPFSQIRAEHVLPAIEAILADNRKAIAEILEKQGKNPTWAGLVLAMDELNDRLGAAWSPVSHLNAVCNSAQLREAYESCLPALSAYSTELGQNRALFEAYQALIDSPEAAGFDVAQKTILEHALRDFRLSGIDLPADKQQRYAEVQSKLSELGSRFSNQLLDATQAWTKHVTDEAALAGLTDSAKAQMAAAAQAKGLDGWLITLEFPSYYAVMTYASDRALREELYAAYCTRASDQGPNAGQFDNGPVMQEILGLRQELAELLGYKNYAELSLATKMAESSDQVLSFLRDLAKRSKPFAAQDLEQLKGYAAEQGCPELASWDAGYFGEKLREQRYSVSQEALRAYFPIDKVLGGLFSIVQRLYGIEIAELKGFDSWHPDVRLFEIKENGQHVGRFFFDLYARANKRGGAWMDGARDRRRTAAGQLQSPVANLVCNFTPAAPGKPALLTHDEVTTLFHEFGHGLHHMLTRIEHAGVSGINGVAWDAVELPSQFMENWCWEPEGLALISAHYETGAPLPQDLLDKMLAAKNFQSGMMMVRQLEFSLFDFELHATHGDGRSVLQVLEGVRDEVSVMRPPAYNRFPNSFAHIFAGGYAAGYYSYKWAEVLSADAFSRFEEEGVLNAETGRAFREAILARGGSREPMELFVDFRGREPSIDALLRHSGLSEDAAA; this is encoded by the coding sequence ATGGGGCAGTGTTTCTTCTGCCAAGGTATCCAAACCGTGAGTGCGAACAACCCGCTTCTGCAGTCCTACGATCTGCCGCCCTTCTCGCAAATTCGTGCCGAACACGTATTGCCGGCAATCGAAGCGATCCTGGCCGACAACCGTAAAGCCATTGCCGAGATCCTCGAAAAGCAGGGCAAGAACCCTACCTGGGCTGGCCTGGTGCTGGCCATGGACGAACTGAACGACCGCTTGGGCGCCGCCTGGAGCCCGGTCAGCCACCTCAATGCGGTGTGCAACAGCGCGCAGCTGCGCGAAGCCTACGAGTCGTGCCTGCCAGCGCTGAGCGCCTACTCTACCGAACTGGGCCAGAACCGTGCGCTGTTCGAAGCCTACCAGGCGCTGATCGACAGCCCCGAGGCCGCCGGTTTCGACGTGGCGCAAAAGACTATCCTCGAGCATGCCCTGCGTGACTTCCGCCTGTCGGGTATCGACCTGCCGGCGGATAAACAGCAACGCTACGCCGAAGTGCAGAGCAAGCTCAGCGAGCTGGGCAGCCGTTTCTCCAACCAGCTGCTCGACGCTACCCAGGCCTGGACCAAGCACGTTACCGACGAAGCCGCGCTGGCCGGCCTGACCGACTCGGCCAAGGCGCAGATGGCCGCCGCCGCCCAGGCCAAGGGCCTCGACGGCTGGCTGATCACCCTGGAATTCCCCAGCTACTACGCGGTGATGACCTACGCCAGCGACCGCGCCCTGCGCGAAGAGCTGTACGCCGCCTACTGCACTCGCGCCTCGGACCAGGGCCCGAATGCCGGCCAGTTCGACAACGGCCCGGTGATGCAGGAAATCCTCGGCCTGCGCCAGGAACTGGCCGAACTGCTGGGCTACAAGAACTACGCCGAGCTGAGCCTGGCCACCAAGATGGCCGAGTCCAGCGACCAGGTGCTGAGCTTCCTGCGTGACCTGGCCAAGCGTTCCAAGCCGTTCGCCGCCCAGGACCTGGAGCAGCTCAAGGGCTACGCCGCCGAGCAGGGCTGCCCTGAGCTGGCCAGCTGGGACGCCGGCTACTTCGGCGAGAAGCTGCGCGAGCAGCGTTACAGCGTGTCGCAGGAGGCCCTGCGCGCCTACTTCCCGATCGACAAGGTGCTGGGTGGCCTGTTCAGCATCGTGCAGCGCCTGTACGGCATCGAGATCGCCGAACTCAAGGGCTTCGACAGCTGGCACCCGGATGTGCGCCTGTTCGAGATCAAGGAAAACGGCCAGCACGTCGGCCGCTTCTTCTTCGACCTCTACGCCCGCGCCAACAAGCGTGGCGGCGCCTGGATGGATGGCGCGCGTGACCGTCGCCGCACAGCCGCTGGCCAGTTGCAGAGCCCGGTGGCCAACCTGGTGTGCAACTTCACCCCGGCCGCGCCCGGCAAGCCGGCGCTGTTGACCCACGATGAAGTCACCACCTTGTTCCACGAGTTCGGCCACGGCCTGCACCACATGCTGACCCGCATCGAGCATGCCGGTGTATCCGGCATCAACGGCGTGGCCTGGGACGCGGTCGAACTGCCGAGCCAGTTCATGGAAAACTGGTGCTGGGAGCCGGAAGGCCTGGCACTGATCTCCGCCCACTACGAAACCGGTGCCCCACTGCCCCAGGACCTGCTGGACAAGATGCTGGCGGCGAAAAACTTCCAGTCGGGCATGATGATGGTGCGCCAGCTGGAGTTCTCGCTGTTCGACTTTGAACTGCATGCCACCCATGGCGACGGCCGCAGCGTGCTGCAGGTGCTCGAAGGCGTACGCGACGAGGTGTCGGTCATGCGCCCACCGGCGTACAACCGCTTCCCCAACAGCTTTGCGCACATCTTCGCTGGTGGTTATGCCGCGGGCTACTACAGCTACAAGTGGGCCGAAGTGCTGTCGGCCGACGCCTTCTCGCGCTTCGAGGAAGAAGGCGTGCTGAATGCCGAAACCGGCCGTGCCTTCCGTGAGGCTATCCTGGCACGCGGTGGTTCGCGCGAGCCGATGGAGCTGTTCGTCGACTTCCGTGGCCGTGAGCCTTCCATCGATGCCTTGCTGCGCCATAGTGGCCTGAGCGAGGACGCTGCAGCATGA
- the coxB gene encoding cytochrome c oxidase subunit II → MMRHPHVWMGLLLWSVFGQANAAWTVNMHPGATEVSNAVFDLHMTIFWICVIIGIVVFGAMFWSMVIHRRSTGQQAAHFHEHTWVEILWTVVPFLILVAMAIPATKTLIDIYDASESDIDIQVTGYQWKWHYKYLGQDVEFFSNLATPTEQIHNKAPKDEHYLLEVDQPLVLPVGAKVRFLVTAADVIHSWWVPAFAVKRDAIPGFVNEAWTRIEKPGIYRGQCTELCGKDHGFMPVVVEVKSKADYDTWLGERKAEAAKLKELTSKEWTLEELVERGDKVYHTTCVACHQAEGQGLPPMFPALKGSKIATGPKEAHLGIVFHGKPGTAMAAFGKQLSEVDIAAVVTYERNAWGNNKGDMVTPKDVLALKQAEAQ, encoded by the coding sequence ATGATGCGACATCCACATGTCTGGATGGGCCTCCTGTTGTGGTCGGTTTTTGGTCAGGCGAACGCCGCCTGGACCGTGAACATGCACCCAGGGGCGACGGAAGTCTCCAACGCCGTCTTCGACCTGCACATGACCATCTTCTGGATCTGCGTGATCATCGGCATCGTTGTCTTTGGCGCGATGTTCTGGTCCATGGTCATCCACCGCCGTTCCACCGGCCAGCAGGCTGCGCATTTCCATGAACACACCTGGGTAGAAATCCTCTGGACCGTGGTCCCCTTCCTGATCCTGGTGGCCATGGCCATCCCGGCCACCAAGACCCTGATCGACATCTACGATGCCAGCGAGTCGGACATCGATATCCAGGTTACCGGCTACCAATGGAAGTGGCACTACAAATACCTGGGCCAGGACGTGGAGTTCTTCAGCAACCTGGCCACCCCCACCGAGCAGATCCACAACAAGGCACCCAAGGACGAGCACTACCTGCTCGAAGTCGACCAGCCGCTGGTGCTGCCGGTGGGCGCCAAGGTGCGTTTCCTGGTGACTGCTGCCGACGTCATCCACTCCTGGTGGGTGCCGGCTTTCGCGGTCAAGCGTGATGCCATCCCCGGCTTCGTCAACGAAGCCTGGACCCGTATCGAGAAGCCCGGCATCTACCGCGGCCAGTGCACCGAGCTGTGCGGCAAGGACCACGGCTTCATGCCGGTGGTGGTCGAGGTCAAGTCCAAGGCCGACTACGACACCTGGCTGGGCGAGCGCAAGGCCGAAGCTGCCAAGCTCAAGGAGCTGACCAGCAAGGAATGGACCCTGGAGGAGCTGGTGGAACGTGGTGACAAGGTCTACCACACCACCTGCGTGGCCTGTCACCAGGCCGAAGGCCAGGGCCTGCCGCCGATGTTCCCGGCGCTCAAGGGCTCGAAGATCGCCACCGGGCCGAAGGAAGCCCACCTGGGCATCGTCTTCCACGGCAAGCCCGGCACTGCGATGGCCGCGTTCGGCAAGCAGCTCTCGGAAGTCGACATCGCCGCCGTGGTCACCTACGAGCGCAACGCCTGGGGCAACAACAAGGGTGACATGGTCACGCCGAAGGACGTGCTGGCGCTGAAGCAGGCAGAAGCGCAATGA
- a CDS encoding PA0069 family radical SAM protein, with protein MIPPAPQKGRGTAHNPHNRFAPSHSVAEDDGWYQEVPQTQGTEVRVETAKSVISRNTSPDLPFDRSINPYRGCEHGCIYCYARPSHAYWDLSPGLDFETKLIAKTNAAEVLAQQLSKPGYVCAPINLGSNTDPYQPIEREQLLTRRLLEVLLRFRHPVTIVTKGALVLRDLDLLAEMARQRLVRVMISLTTLDDDLKRVLEPRAASPKARLRAIRVLREAGVPVGVLCSPMIPMINDSELERLLEAAREAGAQSAAYMMLRLPLEVAPLFEQWLQDHYPQRAAHVLSLIRQSRGGELYDSRFGARMRGEGVFAELLAQRFAKAMKRLEFEGREAQALDCSAFCPPGGQMALF; from the coding sequence ATGATTCCTCCAGCACCGCAAAAGGGCCGTGGCACGGCGCACAATCCGCACAACCGCTTTGCCCCCAGCCATTCGGTGGCGGAGGATGATGGCTGGTACCAGGAGGTGCCGCAAACCCAGGGCACCGAGGTGCGGGTAGAGACGGCCAAGTCGGTGATCAGCCGCAACACCTCGCCCGACCTGCCCTTCGACCGCTCCATCAACCCTTACCGTGGCTGCGAGCACGGTTGCATCTACTGCTATGCCCGCCCTTCCCACGCCTACTGGGACCTTTCCCCCGGCCTGGATTTCGAGACCAAGCTGATTGCCAAGACCAACGCCGCCGAGGTGCTCGCGCAACAACTGAGCAAACCGGGTTACGTGTGCGCGCCGATCAACCTGGGTTCCAATACCGACCCGTACCAGCCGATCGAACGTGAACAACTGCTGACCCGACGCCTGCTCGAAGTGCTGCTGCGTTTTCGCCACCCGGTGACCATCGTCACCAAGGGGGCGCTGGTATTGCGCGACCTTGACCTGCTGGCCGAGATGGCTCGCCAGCGCCTGGTACGGGTAATGATCAGCCTGACCACGCTGGACGATGACCTGAAACGGGTGCTGGAACCGCGCGCGGCGTCACCCAAGGCGCGCTTGCGGGCGATCCGCGTGTTGCGCGAGGCGGGAGTGCCGGTGGGCGTGTTGTGTTCGCCGATGATTCCGATGATCAACGACAGCGAACTGGAGCGGCTGCTGGAGGCGGCGAGGGAGGCAGGTGCACAGAGCGCAGCCTACATGATGTTGCGCCTGCCGCTGGAAGTGGCACCGTTGTTCGAACAATGGCTGCAGGACCATTACCCGCAGCGGGCGGCGCATGTATTGAGCCTGATCCGCCAGAGCCGCGGCGGCGAACTGTATGACAGCCGGTTTGGTGCACGCATGCGCGGTGAAGGCGTGTTTGCCGAGTTGCTGGCGCAGCGCTTTGCCAAGGCCATGAAGCGGCTGGAGTTCGAAGGGCGAGAAGCGCAGGCGCTGGATTGTTCGGCGTTTTGCCCGCCGGGGGGGCAGATGGCACTGTTCTGA
- a CDS encoding YheV family putative zinc ribbon protein: protein MSEVAVNKTKKRFIAGAVCPACSETDKLMMWNEDGVPHRECVACGFTDTLNEQGLSVPKELGTRVNHLEPKAAPAKVQTVQFFPNPKLKKPAE from the coding sequence ATGAGCGAGGTAGCCGTGAACAAGACCAAGAAACGCTTCATTGCCGGGGCGGTATGCCCGGCGTGCAGCGAGACCGACAAGCTGATGATGTGGAACGAAGACGGCGTACCGCACCGCGAGTGCGTGGCCTGCGGCTTTACCGACACCCTCAACGAGCAGGGCTTGTCGGTGCCGAAGGAACTCGGCACTCGGGTCAACCATCTGGAGCCGAAAGCCGCGCCGGCCAAGGTACAGACGGTGCAGTTCTTCCCCAACCCGAAGCTGAAGAAACCGGCTGAATAA
- a CDS encoding carbonic anhydrase: MPVKDPSKVVPQVPAESADAALKHIVDGFLRFHHDVFPEQQELFKKLATAQTPRAMFITCADSRIVPELITQSSPGDLFVTRNVGNVVPPYGQMNGGVSSAIEYAVLALKVHHIIVCGHSDCGAMRAVLNPQSLTKMPTVSAWLRHAEVARTVVENNCSCGSEHETMQVLTKENVIAQLHHLRTHPSVASRLAAGELYIHGWVYDIETSKIEAYDAASDTFLPLAAGEPVPCATPRGRY; encoded by the coding sequence ATGCCCGTCAAGGACCCATCCAAGGTCGTACCGCAGGTCCCCGCGGAGAGCGCCGATGCCGCCCTGAAGCACATCGTCGACGGCTTCCTGCGTTTTCACCATGACGTTTTCCCCGAGCAGCAAGAGCTGTTCAAGAAGCTCGCCACCGCGCAAACCCCGCGTGCCATGTTCATCACCTGCGCCGACTCGCGCATCGTTCCCGAGCTGATCACCCAGAGTTCGCCTGGCGACCTGTTCGTGACCCGTAACGTCGGTAACGTGGTACCGCCTTATGGCCAGATGAACGGCGGCGTTTCCAGCGCCATCGAGTACGCCGTGCTGGCGTTGAAAGTGCATCACATCATCGTCTGCGGCCACTCCGACTGTGGCGCCATGCGTGCGGTACTCAACCCGCAATCGCTGACCAAGATGCCGACCGTGTCCGCCTGGTTGCGCCACGCCGAAGTGGCCCGCACCGTGGTCGAGAACAACTGCTCGTGCGGCAGCGAACACGAAACCATGCAAGTGCTGACCAAGGAAAACGTCATCGCCCAGCTGCATCACCTGCGCACCCACCCTTCGGTGGCTTCGCGCCTGGCAGCCGGTGAGCTGTACATCCATGGCTGGGTCTACGACATCGAGACCAGCAAGATCGAAGCCTACGACGCCGCCAGCGACACCTTCCTGCCCCTGGCTGCTGGCGAGCCGGTCCCCTGCGCTACTCCGAGAGGCCGCTACTAA